The following proteins are co-located in the Desulfoscipio sp. XC116 genome:
- the infC gene encoding translation initiation factor IF-3, with protein sequence MKFISRDHRINEGIRVREVRVVDVDGKQLGVLPTREAFKLAEEKQLDLVEIAPQAKPPVCRIMDYGKFRYEQSKREKEARKNQRIINVKEVKLRPNIEDHDFEVKAKNAVRFLKDGDKVKVTIMFRGRQIVHPDLGKKLLVRMAEQVTDLANVERQPKLEGKNMIMILAPKQQQE encoded by the coding sequence GTGAAATTTATTTCCAGGGATCATCGGATAAATGAAGGTATCCGGGTCAGAGAAGTTCGAGTGGTGGATGTTGATGGCAAGCAGCTGGGTGTGTTGCCTACTCGTGAGGCATTTAAGCTGGCTGAGGAGAAACAGTTGGATCTGGTTGAGATAGCGCCCCAGGCCAAGCCACCGGTTTGCCGCATTATGGATTACGGCAAATTTAGATATGAGCAAAGCAAGCGGGAGAAGGAAGCCAGGAAAAACCAGCGCATCATCAATGTAAAGGAAGTTAAGCTGAGACCGAATATTGAGGATCATGACTTTGAGGTAAAGGCTAAAAACGCCGTTCGATTTTTAAAAGACGGCGATAAGGTCAAGGTAACTATAATGTTTCGCGGCCGGCAGATTGTGCACCCCGACCTGGGGAAAAAACTATTGGTACGGATGGCTGAACAAGTTACTGATCTGGCCAACGTAGAAAGGCAGCCCAAGCTTGAGGGCAAAAATATGATTATGATTTTGGCGCCCAAGCAACAGCAAGAGTAG
- the rpmI gene encoding 50S ribosomal protein L35: MPKIKTHRGAAKRFKKTGTGKFKGSHAFHSHILGKKSAKRKRNLRKATIVHKSDAAKLQRLLP, encoded by the coding sequence ATGCCCAAAATCAAAACGCACCGTGGTGCCGCCAAACGTTTTAAAAAGACGGGAACAGGCAAATTTAAGGGCTCGCACGCATTTCACAGTCATATTTTAGGGAAGAAGTCGGCCAAACGTAAGCGCAACTTGCGCAAGGCAACGATTGTCCATAAATCTGATGCTGCTAAACTACAGCGCCTTCTCCCTTAA
- the rplT gene encoding 50S ribosomal protein L20: MPRAKSSVVSRKRHKKILKLAKGYRGSKSKLFRVANQQVMKSLMYAYRDRKARKRDFRRLWITRINAAARDNGMSYNRFINGLKNAGVDINRKVLADLAVNDSKAFGQLVEMAKSRAQS, from the coding sequence ATGCCACGGGCGAAGAGTAGTGTGGTTTCACGCAAAAGACATAAGAAGATATTAAAACTGGCCAAGGGCTATAGAGGTTCCAAAAGCAAATTATTTCGGGTAGCCAACCAGCAGGTAATGAAATCCCTGATGTACGCCTACCGGGACCGCAAAGCGAGAAAACGGGATTTTAGAAGACTTTGGATTACCCGTATTAACGCCGCCGCGCGCGATAACGGTATGTCCTATAACCGTTTTATCAATGGGCTGAAAAATGCCGGTGTGGATATCAACCGTAAAGTACTGGCTGATTTGGCGGTGAACGACAGCAAGGCCTTCGGCCAGCTGGTGGAAATGGCCAAGAGCCGGGCGCAGTCCTAA
- a CDS encoding RNA methyltransferase — protein MLQSRHNPRIKYVHRLARRKFREREGKFIIEGIRFLEEALQVDWPLEIVLHTGCAAGQARAGYLLDMLARRGVPLLAVDDALFRELADTESPQGVLAVARVPEVPDIDPWGWAARGRDLLLLVDGIRDPGNLGTVIRSADAAGADGVLIIKGSVEPYNPKTLRSTMGSIFHVPVIPVLERDALLSQLRAAGWRLVVGEPGACKLIHQCDLTGRVVLAVGSEADGVSDAVCRAARERVRIPMPGRAESLNAGVAAGIMLYEALRQRTG, from the coding sequence ATGCTACAGAGCAGGCACAACCCGCGCATAAAATATGTGCACCGCCTTGCCCGGCGCAAGTTCAGGGAACGGGAAGGAAAATTTATCATTGAAGGTATACGTTTTCTGGAGGAAGCGCTGCAGGTAGACTGGCCTTTGGAAATAGTTCTGCATACGGGTTGTGCGGCCGGACAGGCGCGGGCCGGTTACCTTCTGGATATGTTGGCCCGGCGCGGCGTGCCTCTGCTGGCCGTGGATGATGCATTGTTCCGGGAACTGGCGGATACGGAATCGCCCCAGGGGGTGCTGGCGGTGGCCCGGGTGCCCGAGGTGCCGGATATAGATCCGTGGGGGTGGGCCGCCCGGGGCCGGGATTTGCTGCTGCTGGTGGATGGTATCCGGGACCCGGGCAATTTGGGCACTGTCATTCGCAGTGCGGATGCAGCCGGGGCGGATGGTGTGCTTATTATAAAGGGCTCTGTCGAACCATATAACCCCAAAACTCTGCGTTCTACTATGGGATCGATATTTCATGTGCCTGTGATACCTGTTTTGGAGCGGGACGCGCTGCTGTCTCAACTGCGTGCGGCCGGTTGGCGGCTGGTGGTTGGTGAACCCGGTGCCTGTAAGCTTATTCACCAGTGCGATTTGACCGGTCGGGTAGTACTGGCTGTGGGCAGCGAGGCCGACGGTGTATCCGATGCGGTGTGCCGGGCGGCCCGGGAGCGGGTGCGCATACCCATGCCGGGCCGGGCCGAATCGCTCAATGCCGGGGTGGCGGCCGGAATAATGCTTTACGAAGCATTGCGTCAGAGAACTGGTTAA
- a CDS encoding YqzL family protein: MFLTADFFWRLFEATGSIRAYMLYRRLAVH; the protein is encoded by the coding sequence GTGTTTTTAACCGCCGATTTTTTTTGGAGGCTGTTTGAAGCAACGGGTTCCATCCGGGCATACATGCTGTACAGAAGACTTGCCGTCCACTAG
- the pheS gene encoding phenylalanine--tRNA ligase subunit alpha codes for MQEKLKNILSEARQALSQLGDLEELNDIRVRFLGKKGLLTGVLRGMGSLSAEERPIIGQLANEVRSQIEDILERRTAEIKEKIKLVQLESERIDVTLPGTPIMTGRRHPLSVIQEEIEDIFLGMGYTIEEGPEIESDYYNFEALNLPKDHPARDMQDSFFINPEVLLRTHTSPVQVRTMERTAPALPVRIIAPGRVYRRDDDATHSPMFNQVEGLVVDRRVTFADLKGTLQVFVEKMFGSATKTRFRSSFFPFTEPSAEVDISCVMCGGRGCRVCSHSGWLEILGCGMVHPRVLEVSGYNPEEVTGFAFGMGVERITMLKYGIDDLRLLFENDLRFLAQF; via the coding sequence ATGCAGGAAAAATTAAAGAATATTTTATCCGAGGCTCGGCAGGCGTTATCTCAATTGGGCGATCTGGAGGAATTAAACGACATTCGGGTGCGCTTTTTAGGTAAAAAAGGGCTGTTAACGGGCGTGTTGCGGGGGATGGGTTCTCTGTCCGCCGAGGAGCGGCCGATAATAGGTCAGCTGGCCAATGAAGTGCGTTCGCAGATAGAGGATATTTTAGAACGCCGTACAGCCGAAATTAAGGAAAAAATCAAATTAGTACAGCTTGAGAGCGAGAGAATTGATGTTACGCTGCCCGGTACTCCTATTATGACGGGGCGCAGGCATCCTTTATCTGTTATCCAGGAGGAAATAGAGGATATTTTCCTGGGTATGGGCTACACCATTGAAGAAGGGCCGGAAATCGAATCGGATTATTATAATTTTGAGGCGTTAAACTTACCCAAAGACCACCCGGCCCGTGATATGCAGGATTCATTTTTCATTAACCCCGAGGTGCTGCTGCGCACCCACACTTCGCCGGTACAGGTGCGTACAATGGAACGTACCGCGCCCGCATTGCCCGTACGTATAATTGCACCGGGTCGGGTGTACCGCCGGGATGATGATGCTACTCATTCGCCTATGTTTAATCAGGTGGAAGGATTGGTGGTGGACCGCAGGGTGACTTTTGCCGACTTAAAAGGTACCTTACAAGTGTTTGTTGAAAAAATGTTTGGTTCGGCTACTAAAACCAGGTTCCGGTCCAGCTTCTTCCCCTTTACCGAGCCCAGCGCCGAGGTGGATATTTCCTGCGTCATGTGCGGCGGCCGGGGTTGTCGGGTGTGCTCGCATTCAGGCTGGCTGGAAATATTGGGTTGCGGCATGGTGCATCCCCGGGTATTGGAAGTGTCGGGCTATAACCCGGAAGAAGTTACCGGCTTTGCCTTTGGTATGGGTGTGGAGCGCATTACTATGCTTAAATACGGGATAGACGACCTGCGGCTGCTGTTTGAGAACGACCTGCGTTTTTTAGCGCAGTTTTAA
- the pheT gene encoding phenylalanine--tRNA ligase subunit beta yields the protein MRVSFKWLQEYVDIDVTPDTLAESLTLAGLAVEAMEEPGKGIEKVYTGKILKIDKHPNADKLVICQVSVGGEETQIVTGAPNVREGHVIPVAVVGAKLAGGLTIKKAKLRGVESRGMLCSGAELGLDPDILPEDQRHGIMILPSDTPIGVDVKPLIGLDDVVLELELTPNRGDCMSMLGVAREVAAILQKPLKMPAAEFFAIPPGPEDRVRIDIDDADLCRRYVARLLKNVKIGPSPSWMQERLRAAGVRPISNVVDVTNYVMMEMGQPMHAFDYHKLKNGHIIVRRANPGEAIVSLDKAVRKLTPDMLAITDPDGPVAVAGVMGGLESEVTEGTAAVLLESAYFKPVSVRRTSRDLGLRSESSSRFEKGIDQTGCLRAADRAAALLAEMGAAEVVDLVVDNYPEPAVEKTVLLRPERVNSLLDTELAVSEISVLLTRLQFKVREDMGGLLVTVPGHRPDVGIEADLIEEVARLYGYNRVKNTLPTGAITQGTRTSAQRLAMHVKDFLARSGFNEVITYSFINSRVFDRLGLPENDTYRKVVALQNPLSEEQAVMRTLLFPGLLEVLQRNSNRRVKDGAVYELGRAFYPREGEPLPEEVSVLAAAVTGVTPGGWNARPTSMDFYYLKGILEALMSYVGIKDVTYVPAVDVRGFHPGRVAGVLAGDVELGVIGELHPDVQENYDLSQRVTVMELNFDRLIRAAGAPKKYQPLPKFPGVERDLAIVILKDIPARQIMETIYRAGGAILRGVQVFDIYRGEQFAPDRHSMAFALKFQAVDRTLTDEEVAKKTDAIMTALQKNYGAALRK from the coding sequence TTGCGCGTTTCCTTTAAATGGCTACAGGAATATGTAGATATAGATGTAACCCCGGATACACTGGCCGAGTCTTTGACTTTGGCGGGCCTGGCGGTGGAAGCCATGGAAGAACCCGGCAAAGGCATTGAAAAGGTTTATACCGGTAAAATACTAAAAATAGATAAGCATCCCAATGCGGACAAGCTGGTAATTTGCCAGGTGTCGGTAGGTGGGGAAGAAACCCAAATTGTTACCGGGGCCCCCAATGTACGGGAGGGTCATGTAATACCCGTGGCCGTGGTGGGTGCCAAGCTGGCCGGTGGTCTGACTATCAAAAAGGCTAAGCTGCGCGGGGTGGAATCTCGAGGAATGCTTTGCTCCGGTGCGGAGCTGGGTTTGGACCCGGATATACTGCCGGAAGACCAGCGGCATGGCATCATGATATTGCCTTCAGACACGCCCATAGGCGTGGATGTAAAGCCATTAATCGGCTTGGATGATGTCGTGCTGGAGCTTGAACTTACTCCCAACCGGGGCGACTGCATGAGCATGCTGGGCGTGGCCCGGGAGGTGGCGGCTATCTTGCAAAAACCGTTGAAGATGCCTGCCGCTGAGTTTTTCGCTATCCCTCCCGGGCCGGAGGACAGGGTACGGATTGATATTGATGACGCTGACTTATGCCGCCGTTATGTGGCCCGCTTGCTTAAAAATGTTAAGATTGGGCCTTCGCCGAGCTGGATGCAGGAGCGGCTGCGGGCGGCCGGTGTGCGGCCTATCAGTAACGTAGTGGATGTGACCAACTATGTGATGATGGAAATGGGCCAGCCCATGCACGCCTTTGACTATCATAAGCTTAAAAACGGCCATATCATTGTGCGTCGGGCGAATCCGGGCGAAGCTATTGTTTCTCTTGATAAGGCAGTCAGAAAACTTACCCCGGATATGCTGGCTATCACCGACCCGGACGGGCCGGTGGCGGTGGCCGGGGTAATGGGCGGCCTGGAGTCCGAGGTGACGGAGGGGACTGCGGCCGTGTTGCTGGAGTCGGCGTACTTTAAACCCGTGAGCGTGCGGCGCACCTCCCGGGATCTGGGGTTGCGCTCCGAGTCTTCTTCCCGTTTTGAAAAGGGCATCGACCAAACGGGCTGTCTGCGGGCCGCTGATCGGGCCGCCGCGCTGCTGGCCGAAATGGGAGCGGCCGAAGTAGTAGACCTGGTGGTAGATAACTACCCCGAGCCCGCAGTGGAGAAAACCGTGCTGTTACGTCCCGAGCGGGTCAACAGTCTTCTAGATACCGAGTTAGCGGTTTCTGAAATAAGCGTTCTCCTGACCCGCCTGCAGTTTAAAGTACGGGAGGATATGGGGGGACTGTTGGTTACTGTGCCCGGTCACCGGCCTGATGTTGGCATTGAGGCTGATTTGATAGAAGAAGTGGCTAGGCTGTACGGGTATAACCGGGTAAAAAATACTCTGCCCACCGGTGCAATTACTCAGGGGACCAGAACTTCTGCCCAGCGGTTGGCTATGCATGTAAAGGATTTTTTGGCCCGGAGCGGGTTTAATGAGGTAATCACCTATAGTTTTATCAACAGCCGGGTATTTGACCGGCTGGGGCTGCCGGAGAATGATACATACCGGAAGGTAGTTGCTCTGCAAAACCCGCTGAGCGAAGAACAGGCTGTAATGCGCACGTTGTTGTTCCCCGGTCTGCTGGAGGTGCTGCAGCGCAATAGCAATCGTCGGGTTAAGGATGGCGCTGTTTATGAGTTGGGCAGGGCATTTTATCCACGGGAAGGGGAACCTTTGCCCGAAGAGGTGTCGGTTCTGGCGGCCGCTGTCACCGGAGTCACTCCGGGCGGCTGGAATGCACGACCCACATCAATGGATTTCTATTACTTGAAAGGTATTCTGGAAGCATTGATGTCCTATGTGGGGATAAAGGATGTAACTTACGTTCCCGCTGTTGATGTCAGAGGCTTTCATCCCGGGCGGGTTGCCGGCGTGTTGGCCGGTGATGTGGAACTGGGCGTGATTGGTGAGCTGCATCCCGACGTACAGGAGAACTATGACCTGAGTCAAAGGGTGACAGTAATGGAGCTTAACTTTGACCGGCTTATTCGGGCTGCGGGGGCACCTAAAAAGTATCAACCGCTGCCTAAGTTTCCCGGAGTGGAACGAGATCTGGCTATAGTGATACTGAAAGATATACCGGCCCGGCAAATCATGGAAACAATTTATCGGGCGGGCGGTGCTATTTTACGTGGCGTGCAAGTGTTTGATATTTACCGGGGCGAACAGTTTGCGCCGGACCGGCACAGCATGGCTTTTGCTCTGAAATTTCAGGCTGTGGACCGCACGCTTACCGATGAGGAAGTGGCTAAAAAAACCGATGCCATTATGACTGCTTTGCAAAAGAATTATGGGGCAGCCCTAAGGAAATAG
- a CDS encoding cell division protein ZapA, with product MSDEHNRVDVEINGERYTLKGDTTPENMFKMSRYVDERIKQIMRRNPRLSLYKAAILVSLNITEELFDLREEYDNLMHMLEPESKQKK from the coding sequence ATGTCAGATGAGCATAACCGGGTAGATGTGGAGATAAACGGAGAACGTTATACTCTAAAGGGAGATACTACGCCGGAGAATATGTTTAAAATGTCTCGATATGTGGACGAGAGAATTAAACAGATCATGCGACGCAATCCCAGGCTTTCCCTGTATAAAGCCGCAATTCTGGTATCACTGAATATAACCGAAGAACTATTTGACTTGCGAGAAGAATACGATAACTTGATGCATATGTTGGAACCCGAAAGCAAGCAAAAAAAATAG
- a CDS encoding DNA-3-methyladenine glycosylase codes for MGKPPQMEFSLASGNLDSAVPREFYARDTVTVARELLGCILVHRTPQGITAGRIVETEAYLQGDPACHAARRMTPRNSVMFGPPGYTYVYFTYGMHYCFNVVSAPEGVGEAVLVRALEPALGIALMQQRRGRSGLRELCSGPAKLTQAMGIVREHNRLDLTVGDLYISPRNAEAPVVTTTRIGIKEGAELPLRFYLQNNGYVSRK; via the coding sequence ATGGGTAAACCGCCGCAGATGGAGTTTTCCCTTGCTTCCGGGAATCTGGACAGCGCCGTGCCCCGGGAATTTTACGCTCGGGATACGGTTACCGTAGCCCGTGAATTGCTGGGCTGTATACTGGTGCACCGCACTCCCCAGGGCATCACAGCCGGGAGAATCGTGGAAACCGAGGCCTATTTGCAGGGCGATCCGGCTTGTCACGCGGCCCGGCGAATGACGCCCCGCAACAGCGTTATGTTCGGGCCGCCCGGTTATACTTATGTCTATTTTACATATGGCATGCATTATTGTTTTAATGTGGTTTCCGCCCCCGAGGGGGTAGGTGAGGCGGTGCTGGTGCGCGCGCTGGAACCTGCGCTGGGCATAGCGCTGATGCAGCAGCGACGGGGCCGGTCGGGCCTGCGGGAGCTTTGCTCCGGCCCCGCCAAATTGACACAGGCGATGGGCATTGTCCGGGAGCACAACCGGCTGGATTTGACAGTGGGTGATTTATATATTAGCCCGAGGAATGCGGAGGCGCCCGTTGTCACTACCACTCGCATTGGTATTAAGGAGGGAGCGGAGCTGCCGCTGCGCTTTTATCTGCAGAATAACGGGTACGTGTCCAGGAAATAA
- a CDS encoding NGG1p interacting factor NIF3, with protein MRISEIYQYVVARGMERDPRGAEAVARDLSLIKKRYNDLKEEEKKDFDTDRLANPYSDTRVLYGNPETEVKRMLVGIDIEAGEVLLADRLADKGAKVDLIMSHHPEGKALAALHDVMHLQEDILAQFGVPINVAEGIMVSRINEVKRGLMPLNHNRAVDVARILNLPLMCAHTVADNQVTSYLQELMDAEKPDTLGDVLKMLKKIPEYAEAAKYNAGPNIVVGSKDRRAGKVLVDMTGGTGGSADAYAKLSQAGVGTLLVMHIGEKHRKEAEKNHVNVIIAGHMASDSLGVNLLLDGLEEKGVEIIPCSGLIRHKRN; from the coding sequence ATGAGGATTAGTGAAATATATCAATACGTAGTAGCCAGGGGGATGGAGAGAGATCCCCGGGGAGCCGAAGCAGTGGCTCGCGATTTGTCTCTGATTAAGAAACGTTACAATGACTTAAAGGAAGAAGAAAAAAAAGATTTCGACACCGATCGTCTGGCTAATCCTTACAGCGATACCCGGGTGCTTTACGGTAATCCGGAGACGGAAGTAAAACGTATGTTGGTGGGCATTGACATTGAAGCGGGTGAAGTGCTGCTGGCGGATCGTCTGGCGGATAAGGGGGCCAAAGTGGACTTGATTATGTCCCACCACCCCGAGGGTAAAGCACTGGCGGCGCTGCACGATGTTATGCACCTGCAGGAGGACATACTGGCTCAGTTCGGGGTGCCCATCAATGTGGCAGAGGGTATCATGGTTTCTCGTATTAATGAAGTCAAGAGAGGTTTGATGCCTTTAAACCATAACCGGGCGGTGGATGTGGCCAGAATCCTCAATTTACCGCTGATGTGCGCTCATACCGTGGCTGATAATCAGGTGACCAGCTATTTGCAGGAGCTGATGGATGCGGAAAAACCCGATACTTTGGGTGATGTACTCAAAATGCTTAAAAAAATACCTGAATACGCCGAGGCCGCTAAATATAACGCCGGGCCAAATATTGTTGTAGGCAGTAAAGACCGGCGGGCCGGTAAAGTACTGGTGGATATGACCGGAGGCACAGGCGGTTCCGCGGATGCCTACGCCAAGCTGTCCCAGGCCGGGGTAGGTACGTTGTTGGTCATGCATATCGGGGAAAAGCATCGCAAAGAAGCGGAAAAGAACCATGTCAACGTGATTATTGCCGGGCATATGGCCAGTGACTCGCTGGGTGTTAATCTGCTGCTGGACGGTCTGGAGGAAAAGGGTGTGGAGATTATACCTTGTTCGGGGTTAATCAGGCATAAACGCAATTAA